The Rhizoctonia solani chromosome 4, complete sequence genome contains a region encoding:
- a CDS encoding aldo/keto reductase family protein, with protein MASQLVKKMPYVRLGNSGLKISRIILGTMTYGSPEWQGWVLGEEEGMKHIKAAYDMGIQTFDTANVYSNGLSETILGKAIKKYNLPRDEIVVMTKLYFTVAPSVNIAWASAGDYVNQNGLSRKHIFEAVKHSLERLQLDYVDVLQCHRFDPDTPIEETMQALHDVVQAGYARYIGMSSCYAWQFHLMQNYAITHNLTPFISMQNHHSLVYREEEREMFPTLKHFGVGIIPWSPLARGYLTKPVNDETSKRNTADPMRNYYATAHPGNPKIVAKVEELSKKYGVTMAQIATAWSLTKVTAPIVGTTSLKNLEELADAVHIKLSDEDIKALEEPYGPQAVYGHW; from the exons ATGGCCTCTCAACTCGTCAAGAAAATGCCCTATG TCCGCCTCGGAAATTCGGGCCTCAAAATCTCCAGAATTATCCTCGGAACAATGACCTACGGATCTCCAGAATGGCAAGGCTGGGTCCTCGGTGAAGAGGAAGGAATGAAACACATCAAAGCTGC ATACGATATGGGAATTCAAACCTTCGACACTGCCAACGTGTACTCCAATGGTCTTTCGGAAACTATCCTCGGAAAGGCCATCAAGAAATATAATCTGCCACGCGACGAGATCGTAGTCATGACCAAGCTTTATTTCACAGTCGCCCCGTCGGTCAACATCGCATGGGCATCGGCAGGCGACTACGTAAACCAAAACGGACTCAGCCGCAAG cACATCTTTGAGGCAGTCAAGCACTCTTTAGAGCGCCTTCAGCTCGACTATGTAGATGTTCTCCAGTGTCACCGTTTCGACCCTGATACACCAATCGAAGAAACCATGCAAGCGCTCCACGATGTAGTCCAGGCAGGCTACGCTCGCTACATCGGCATGTCGAGCTGCTATGCCTGGCAGTTCCATCTGATGCAAAACTATGCCATCACGCATAACCTCACGCCATTTATTTCGATGCAAAACCATCACAGTCTTGTCTACCGCGAGGAAGAGAGGGAAATGTTTCCTACGCTCAAG CACTTTGGCGTTGGTATCATTCCTTGGTCTCCCCTTGCCCGCGGCTACTTGACCAAACCCGTCAACGACGAAACCAGCAAACGCAACACAGCTGACCC AATGCGCAACTACTATGCCACAGCCCACCCAGGAAACCCCAAGATCGTTGCCAA AGTCGAGGAACTGTCAAAGAAGTACGGCGTTACCATGGCGCAGATTGCCACCGCCTGGAGCTTGACCAAGGTGACTGCCCCAATTGTGGGAACTACCAGTCTGAAGAATCTTGAAGAATTGGCCG ATGCCGTTCATATCAAACTTAGCGATGAAGATATCAAGGCGCTGGAGGAGCCCTATGGCCCCCAGGCAGTTTACGGTCATTGGTAG